Proteins encoded together in one Candidatus Bathyarchaeota archaeon window:
- a CDS encoding shikimate dehydrogenase, with translation MDSRTGLCCLIGNPIGHSISPQIHNAAFQSLNLNLVYLAFQVEGDLGGAVEGLKILGARGFNVTIPYKVSVMSHLDCLDASALEIGAVNTVLNRNGRLIGYNTDGKGFIRSVGVEVVKGAGVTVLGAGGAARAIVIESARYASMIYVLNRSLEKAEALAREVAHRLNSGIEIKAMPLTPGSLREALEHSSLLANATPVGMHPHVDESPVPPGLLNRELTVFDAVYNPLETRLLRDARRAGARTVDGLEMLIHQGGEAFKIWTGIDPPIQAMRRAALKALQGEAPDRRDAGGA, from the coding sequence ATCGACAGCCGTACAGGGCTCTGCTGCCTCATAGGGAACCCCATAGGCCACTCCATAAGCCCCCAAATACACAACGCAGCCTTCCAATCGTTGAACCTGAACCTGGTCTACCTCGCCTTCCAAGTGGAGGGGGACCTGGGGGGAGCCGTTGAGGGTTTAAAGATCCTGGGGGCCAGGGGCTTCAACGTGACCATACCCTACAAGGTCTCCGTGATGAGCCACCTCGACTGCCTTGACGCCTCAGCCCTCGAGATAGGGGCCGTCAACACCGTGTTGAATAGGAATGGGAGACTCATAGGATACAACACCGACGGCAAAGGCTTCATAAGATCCGTTGGGGTCGAAGTCGTCAAAGGCGCGGGTGTAACCGTCCTGGGTGCCGGTGGGGCCGCGAGGGCTATAGTCATCGAATCAGCCCGCTACGCCTCAATGATATACGTATTGAATAGGAGCCTTGAGAAGGCTGAAGCCCTGGCGAGGGAGGTCGCCCACCGCCTAAACTCAGGGATTGAGATCAAGGCGATGCCTCTAACCCCTGGATCCCTGAGGGAGGCCCTGGAGCACAGCAGCCTCCTAGCCAACGCCACCCCGGTGGGGATGCATCCCCACGTGGATGAGAGCCCCGTCCCCCCAGGGCTCCTGAACAGGGAGCTTACCGTCTTCGATGCGGTATACAACCCTTTGGAGACGAGGCTTCTAAGGGATGCCAGGAGGGCTGGAGCTAGAACGGTGGACGGCCTGGAGATGCTGATCCACCAGGGCGGCGAAGCCTTCAAGATATGGACCGGGATCGACCCGCCGATCCAAGCCATGAGGAGGGCCGCCCTCAAAGCCCTCCAGGGGGAGGCCCCGGATCGGCGGGATGCAGGGGGAGCGTAG
- a CDS encoding type I 3-dehydroquinate dehydratase: MKIRICASIPVRSIPEALREAEAALSRGASLIEFRLDYAGEPLDLEALASGVPGGIPKIATLRPDWEGGRYRGSEGSRLRILVEAAGKGFEYVDLEAKTRGAGEVSERIRRNGGMVIASFHDYTDTPREEELKAILRLETGIGDLYKVATTARSYRDNLRILALQGDIRDGKGICFAMGPYGVPSRILSPLLGAPFTYASPSKELKVAPGQVAVEDLIQIYRLLGVWSD, encoded by the coding sequence ATGAAGATAAGGATCTGCGCATCCATACCTGTAAGGTCCATCCCGGAGGCCTTAAGGGAGGCGGAGGCGGCTCTGAGCCGCGGGGCCTCCCTCATAGAGTTCAGGCTGGACTACGCCGGGGAACCCTTAGACCTCGAGGCCCTAGCCTCAGGGGTTCCCGGGGGTATCCCTAAGATCGCCACCTTGAGGCCGGATTGGGAGGGTGGGAGGTACCGGGGATCCGAGGGGAGCCGGCTGAGGATCCTCGTGGAGGCGGCTGGCAAGGGCTTCGAATACGTGGACTTGGAGGCTAAAACCAGGGGGGCCGGGGAGGTATCCGAGAGGATCAGGAGGAACGGCGGGATGGTGATAGCCTCCTTCCACGATTACACGGATACCCCGCGTGAGGAGGAGCTTAAAGCTATACTCCGCCTCGAGACAGGGATCGGCGACCTATACAAGGTCGCGACGACGGCTAGATCCTACAGGGACAACCTGAGGATCCTGGCCTTACAGGGAGATATCCGGGACGGTAAAGGCATATGCTTCGCCATGGGCCCCTACGGCGTCCCCAGCAGAATCCTCTCCCCCCTCCTAGGGGCACCCTTCACCTACGCCTCCCCCTCCAAAGAGTTAAAGGTGGCCCCTGGACAGGTTGCGGTGGAGGATCTAATCCAGATATACCGGCTATTAGGGGTCTGGAGCGATTGA